One genomic region from Catenovulum adriaticum encodes:
- the fbaA gene encoding class II fructose-bisphosphate aldolase has translation MNSQLADFSDKTIQQITAGGGVMTGDQVTALFAYAKRNQFAYPAVNVVGTNSVNATLEAAKKANSPVIIQFSNGGAGFFIGKGSGLSGIQASVEGAVAGAHYVHYAAKAYGVPVILHTDHAAKKLLPWIDGLLDAGEAFYKANGKSLFSSHMIDLSEESLEENIDICQRYLQRMSKLEMTLEIELGCTGGEEDGVDNTDIDSASLYTQPEDVAYAYEKLNAISPRFTIAASFGNVHGVYKPGNVKLTPLILKNSQAHVSKQFNLAHNSLDFVFHGGSGSDLKDIQEAISYGVIKMNIDTDTQWATWDGIKHYYQDKQGYLQTQIGNPDGDDQPNKKYYDPRVWLRHAEQSMAERLAITFTDLNCQNRLEIKI, from the coding sequence ATGAATTCTCAACTAGCCGACTTTTCAGACAAAACAATTCAACAAATCACTGCTGGCGGTGGTGTAATGACAGGCGATCAAGTAACCGCTTTATTTGCCTATGCCAAGCGTAATCAGTTTGCCTATCCAGCCGTTAATGTGGTGGGCACCAACTCAGTTAACGCAACGTTAGAGGCCGCAAAAAAAGCAAATTCGCCCGTTATTATTCAGTTTTCAAACGGCGGAGCAGGCTTTTTTATAGGTAAAGGCTCTGGCTTATCGGGTATTCAAGCGTCGGTTGAAGGCGCCGTAGCTGGTGCGCATTATGTACATTATGCCGCTAAGGCTTATGGTGTACCTGTTATTTTACACACGGATCACGCCGCTAAAAAATTATTACCTTGGATAGACGGTTTACTCGATGCAGGTGAAGCTTTTTATAAAGCCAATGGTAAATCTTTATTCAGCTCACACATGATTGATTTATCGGAAGAATCGTTAGAAGAAAATATCGATATTTGCCAGCGTTACTTACAACGAATGAGCAAACTAGAGATGACACTTGAAATTGAGTTAGGCTGCACGGGCGGCGAAGAAGACGGAGTAGATAACACAGATATCGACAGTGCTTCTTTATATACTCAACCAGAAGACGTTGCATACGCTTATGAAAAGCTAAATGCGATTAGCCCAAGATTTACCATTGCCGCTTCGTTTGGCAACGTACACGGAGTATATAAACCCGGCAATGTTAAACTCACGCCGCTTATTTTGAAAAACTCACAAGCGCACGTTAGTAAACAATTTAATTTAGCGCATAACAGCTTAGATTTTGTTTTTCATGGTGGTTCAGGTTCAGACTTAAAAGATATTCAAGAAGCGATCTCATACGGCGTGATTAAAATGAATATTGATACCGATACCCAGTGGGCAACATGGGATGGTATTAAACACTATTATCAAGACAAGCAAGGTTATTTACAAACCCAAATAGGTAACCCTGATGGTGACGACCAACCCAATAAAAAGTATTATGATCCCAGAGTATGGCTGCGCCACGCCGAGCAAAGTATGGCCGAGCGTTTAGCCATTACGTTTACGGAT
- the tpiA gene encoding triose-phosphate isomerase, which yields MNNRRPIIIANWKLNGGIDLLCSSVVSFIRKHYEAEIVVCPPYIYIRDMLNFLQHSEIRIGSQNVSKFESGAFTGETSAQMLKEAGCKYCLIGHSERRSMFRENNASCQIKVQRALDTCLTPVLCIGENNEERENQITRDVLTRQLTEGLEGLDLKDKEICIAYEPIWAIGTGKAASPEIAQEVHHFIRHELVALYGEDTANKIRLLYGGSVNKTNAADLLVQPDIDGLLVGGASLDPEHFEAICQQATIQAALQEKSNL from the coding sequence ATGAATAACAGACGCCCCATCATCATCGCCAATTGGAAATTAAACGGTGGAATAGATTTACTGTGTAGCTCGGTTGTTTCGTTTATTCGTAAACATTACGAAGCTGAAATAGTAGTTTGTCCACCTTACATTTATATTCGAGATATGCTTAATTTTTTACAGCATTCAGAGATTCGTATCGGTAGCCAAAATGTTAGCAAGTTTGAATCAGGCGCGTTTACCGGCGAAACCTCAGCACAAATGCTAAAAGAAGCCGGCTGCAAATACTGCTTAATTGGCCACTCAGAGCGCCGCTCAATGTTTAGAGAAAATAACGCCAGTTGCCAAATTAAAGTTCAGCGTGCCTTAGATACCTGCTTAACCCCCGTTTTATGTATTGGTGAAAATAATGAAGAGCGTGAAAACCAAATAACGCGTGATGTGCTAACCCGACAGCTCACCGAAGGGCTTGAAGGACTTGATTTAAAAGACAAAGAAATTTGTATTGCTTACGAACCTATTTGGGCAATAGGTACAGGCAAAGCCGCATCACCTGAGATTGCACAAGAAGTGCACCATTTTATACGCCACGAATTAGTCGCACTGTATGGCGAAGATACCGCAAACAAGATTCGTTTGTTATATGGCGGTAGTGTTAATAAAACCAATGCGGCTGATTTATTGGTTCAGCCAGATATTGATGGATTATTAGTAGGTGGTGCCAGCCTAGACCCTGAACATTTTGAGGCAATTTGCCAGCAAGCCACTATTCAAGCAGCCCTTCAAGAAAAAAGCAATCTGTAA
- the eda gene encoding bifunctional 4-hydroxy-2-oxoglutarate aldolase/2-dehydro-3-deoxy-phosphogluconate aldolase yields the protein MKTFSDLMGSQKVLPIIQVENEEQGVKTAQAMVSGGISVVEVVLRTSGSLAALSAIKKAFPDLQVGAGTILDQDKLNQALEAGADFIITPAITPKLLTALSQCTVPVIPGVSNTADIALAHEFGFREMKLFPASLCGGVAFLKAVSSVFQNVTFCPTGGVNPENLADFISLPNVSAAGGTWLANKTWIEAGNWQQITQACLTASQA from the coding sequence ATGAAAACTTTCTCCGATTTAATGGGGAGCCAGAAAGTGCTGCCTATCATTCAAGTTGAAAACGAAGAACAAGGTGTAAAAACCGCACAAGCCATGGTTTCAGGTGGTATTAGTGTGGTTGAAGTTGTGTTACGCACTTCGGGTTCATTGGCTGCATTATCTGCAATTAAAAAAGCCTTTCCTGATTTACAAGTGGGGGCTGGCACCATTTTAGACCAAGATAAACTGAACCAAGCCCTTGAAGCGGGGGCCGATTTTATTATTACTCCAGCCATTACCCCTAAATTATTAACTGCATTGAGTCAATGCACAGTGCCGGTTATTCCTGGTGTATCCAATACAGCCGATATTGCACTTGCTCATGAGTTTGGGTTTAGAGAAATGAAGCTGTTTCCAGCCTCGTTATGTGGTGGTGTCGCTTTTTTAAAAGCGGTTTCAAGTGTATTTCAAAATGTAACATTTTGTCCAACAGGCGGCGTTAACCCAGAAAATTTAGCTGATTTTATCAGTTTGCCTAATGTTAGTGCAGCTGGTGGTACTTGGTTGGCAAATAAAACCTGGATAGAAGCGGGTAATTGGCAACAAATTACCCAAGCCTGTTTAACAGCTAGCCAAGCGTAA
- a CDS encoding sugar kinase codes for MSKIFLFGECMVELSSNQQDTLNQSFAGDFFNAAVYLKRAFEPIEVNLLTAIGKDKLSNAMIKLFEHEQLNTDLVFKDTKKLPGLYWIQLDNKGERSFDYWRSDAAVRQIMKWIDDKTLAELTHSDWFFFSGISLAVINPQDRALFWKMLDALKLAGVKIAFDPNYRHQLWQNEAEARAHFEQAFEYTDMLLPGVDDFKTLYAIETAEQVADFCQPYQIDELIIKNGEQGVYCVYQNQVRQINIEPVNHVVDTTSAGDSFNGVYLGARLSGKDVANSVALAAKAAAIVIQHKGAIVPKQVFTLA; via the coding sequence GTGAGTAAAATCTTTTTATTTGGTGAATGTATGGTTGAGTTGTCGTCGAACCAACAAGACACGCTTAACCAGTCTTTCGCCGGAGATTTTTTTAACGCCGCTGTTTATTTAAAACGTGCGTTTGAGCCAATTGAGGTTAATTTATTAACCGCAATTGGCAAAGATAAGCTCAGTAACGCCATGATTAAGCTGTTTGAACACGAGCAGCTTAATACTGATTTAGTGTTTAAAGATACAAAAAAGCTACCGGGTTTATATTGGATTCAACTGGATAACAAAGGCGAACGTTCTTTTGATTATTGGCGCAGTGATGCAGCGGTACGCCAAATCATGAAATGGATAGACGATAAAACCTTAGCAGAGCTCACTCACAGTGACTGGTTTTTCTTTTCGGGTATTTCGTTGGCGGTTATTAACCCACAAGACAGAGCTTTGTTTTGGAAAATGCTGGATGCACTTAAACTTGCTGGCGTTAAAATTGCATTCGATCCGAATTATCGGCATCAATTGTGGCAAAACGAAGCAGAAGCGAGAGCGCATTTTGAGCAGGCATTTGAGTATACAGATATGTTACTGCCCGGAGTAGATGATTTTAAAACGCTATACGCAATTGAAACCGCCGAACAAGTTGCCGATTTTTGTCAGCCTTATCAAATAGATGAGCTCATTATTAAAAATGGTGAGCAAGGCGTTTATTGTGTTTACCAAAACCAAGTTAGGCAGATTAATATTGAACCGGTAAACCATGTGGTTGATACCACATCGGCGGGCGATTCATTTAACGGGGTTTATTTAGGGGCGCGATTATCAGGCAAAGATGTCGCAAACTCAGTGGCATTAGCAGCTAAAGCGGCTGCAATTGTCATTCAACATAAAGGCGCCATTGTGCCGAAACAAGTCTTTACATTAGCCTAA
- a CDS encoding MFS transporter encodes MKHLRWLVVSLVSFATIINYIDRTALSVMWPSVAEDLGMDSHDYANIMSVFLIAYAIGQAVFGRIFDAVGTRIGFMLSIVVWSVSIALHAVASSVTSFSIFRVLLGFGEAGNWPGATKANAEWFPIRERALAQGIFGAGASMGSIIAPPLVAALYAFFGWQATFIIVASLGFVWLVPWLIVYKCGPEAHPWITEDERQYILTGQKAVELDEKIDELKVDEYVPTFKQLLSHRQSWSVILGRFFIEPIWWLFVAWLPLYLNDKFGFEVKEIGASAWIPYVGAAIGAIFGGWLSGRLIKRGWSVNKARKTVVGIGGLCMLPALIATSVASTPMLALGLIAIILFGFQTAINNIQTLPSDYFSGKSVASLAGFSGAFGVISVITAIQIVPIITQDGTHYLPFFILGAALVPLMLLAVLVLGGKIKPVKRKS; translated from the coding sequence ATGAAACATTTAAGATGGCTTGTTGTGAGTTTAGTCTCTTTCGCGACCATTATTAACTACATCGACAGAACAGCTTTATCAGTTATGTGGCCAAGTGTAGCAGAAGATTTGGGCATGGATAGTCACGATTACGCCAACATTATGAGCGTATTTTTAATTGCCTATGCAATTGGTCAAGCCGTGTTTGGCCGTATTTTTGATGCGGTTGGTACACGTATCGGCTTTATGTTGTCTATTGTGGTTTGGTCAGTGTCTATCGCGTTACATGCGGTTGCCTCATCGGTTACTTCTTTTAGTATCTTTAGGGTGTTACTGGGGTTTGGTGAAGCCGGTAACTGGCCAGGCGCAACGAAAGCCAATGCTGAATGGTTTCCAATTCGTGAGCGTGCTTTAGCGCAAGGTATTTTTGGCGCGGGTGCTTCTATGGGTAGCATAATTGCGCCACCTTTAGTTGCTGCTTTATATGCATTTTTTGGTTGGCAGGCAACCTTTATTATTGTGGCAAGTTTAGGTTTTGTTTGGTTAGTGCCTTGGTTAATTGTTTATAAATGTGGTCCTGAAGCGCATCCATGGATTACAGAAGATGAGCGCCAATACATTTTAACAGGTCAAAAAGCGGTTGAATTAGATGAAAAAATTGATGAATTAAAAGTAGATGAATATGTGCCTACCTTTAAACAATTATTATCACATCGTCAAAGCTGGAGCGTTATTTTAGGTCGCTTTTTTATAGAGCCTATTTGGTGGTTGTTTGTTGCTTGGTTACCACTTTATCTAAATGATAAATTTGGGTTTGAAGTAAAAGAAATTGGTGCCTCTGCTTGGATTCCATATGTGGGTGCTGCAATAGGTGCAATTTTTGGTGGCTGGTTATCAGGCCGCTTAATTAAGCGCGGCTGGAGCGTTAACAAAGCACGTAAAACCGTAGTGGGTATTGGTGGCCTTTGCATGTTACCTGCATTAATTGCAACCTCAGTGGCTAGTACGCCAATGTTAGCTTTAGGTTTAATTGCCATTATTTTATTTGGTTTTCAAACCGCTATTAATAATATTCAAACACTGCCAAGCGATTACTTTTCAGGTAAAAGTGTGGCGTCATTAGCTGGTTTTAGTGGGGCATTTGGGGTTATTAGTGTTATTACGGCCATTCAAATTGTGCCAATTATTACTCAAGACGGTACGCATTATTTACCTTTCTTCATTTTAGGTGCGGCTTTAGTGCCTCTTATGCTATTAGCTGTATTAGTGTTAGGTGGCAAAATTAAACCGGTAAAAAGGAAGAGCTAA